From the genome of Streptomyces puniciscabiei:
TCGACGCGCTGACCGAGCGGATCCACCCGGCCGACTCCCGGGTGCGGATGCTGGCCGAGCGGACACCGGCGTCCCTCGTCGCCTTCGATCTGCTCGCGCTGGACGACGAGTCCCTGCTCGACGTCCCGCTGACCGACCGCAGGGCCCTGCTGGAACGGGCGCTCGCCGACGCCACACCGCCGGTGCATGTGGCGCCCGCGACGACCGACATGGAGGTGGCCCAGCGGTGGTTCGAGCAGTTCGAGGGGGCCGGGCTCGACGGAGTCGTCGCCAAACCGCTCGACCTGCGCTACCGGCAGGACGAGCGGGTCATGTTCAAGGTCAAGCACGAGCGGACGGCGGACGTCGTCGTCGCCGGGTACCGGTTCCACAAGAGCGGGCCGGTGGTCGGCTCGCTGCTGCTGGGGCTGTACGACGACCGGGGGCAGCTGCAGCACGTGGGGGTGTCGGCCGCCTTCCCCATGAAGAGGCGGGCCGAACTGGTCGAGGAGCTGGAGCCGCTGCGCATGGACGACGTGTCCGGGCATCCGTGGGCGGCCTGGTCGGAGGAGGCCGCCCATGAGACGGCCCGGCTGCCGGGCGCGCCGAGCCGCTGGTCCGGCAAGAAGGACCTGTCCTGGGTGCCGCTCCGGCCGGAACGGGTCGCCGAGGTGGCCTACGATCACATGGAGAACGGGCAGCGCTTCCGGCACACCGCCCGTTTCCGCCGCTGGCGCCCGGACCGCACGCCGGAGAGCTGCACCTACGCCCAACTGGAGGAGCCGGTGCGCTACGACCTGGCGGAGATCCTGGGCGAGAAGGACCGGGGCTGAGCCGACTCGGGCCCCGGAGCGCTACGGCTGCATGAGGACCTTGATGGCGCCGTCCTGCTTGTGCTGGAACATGTCGTAGGCGTGCGGTGCCTCGTCGAGCGGCAGCCGGTGGGTGGCGAAGTCGTCGACGCCGAGCGGGTCCTCGTCGGTGAGGTAGGGCATGATCTCGTCGCTCCAGCGGCGGACGTTGGCCTGGCCCATGCGCAGCTGGATCTGCTTGTCGAACAGGGTGAGCATCGGCATCGGGTCGGCGGTGCCGCCGTAGACGCCGCTCAGCGAGATGGTGCCGCCGCGCCGTACCAGGTCGATCGCCATGTACAGGGCTCCGAGCCGGTCGATGCTGAAGCGTTCCGCGAGGGGTGCGCTGAGCTTGCGGGGCAGCAGCCCGGTGGCCGTCTGTGCGAGCTTGGCGGCGGCGCTGCCGTGGGCCTCGGTGCCGACGGCGTCGATCACGGCGTCCGGGCCCCGGCCGCCGGTCGCGTCGTGGATCGCGTGGACCAGCGCCTTCTCGTCGTCGAAGGCCCTCAGGTCGTAGGTCTCCACGCCGTCCCGGTCGGCACGCGCGAGCCGTTCCGGCACCAGGTCGATGCCGAACACGCGCTCGGCGCCGCGCGCCTTGGCGATCCGGCAGGCCATGTCGCCGATCGGGCCGAGGCCCAGGACGGCGAGGGTGCCGCCGGGCGGGACGGCGGCGTACTCGACGGCCTGCCAGGCGGTGGGCAGGACGTCGGAGAGGTAGACGAAGCGGTCGTCCGGCGGGCCCTCGGGCACCTTCATCGGCCCGAACTGCGCCTGCGGCACCCGCAGATACTCGGCCTGGGCGCCGGGGACGGCGCCGTACAGGCGCGTGTAGCCGAACAGGGCGGCGCCCATTCCCTCGCCGGTGACCTGGGTGGTCTCGCACTGGGTCGGCAGCCCGGTCAGGCACATCCAGCAGTTGCCGCAGGCGATCTGGAACGGCACCACGACCCGGTCCCCGGCCCTGAGGTCCGGCACTCCGGGGCCGACCTCCTCGACGATGCCCATCGGCTCGTGCCCGAGGATGTCACCCGGTGTCATGAACGGGGTGAGCACCTCGTACAGGTGCAGGTCCGAGCCGCACAGTCCGGTGGACGTGATGCGGATGACGGCGTCGGTGGGCTCTTCTATCCGCGGGTCGGGCACGTCCTCGACCCGGACGTCCCGCCTGCCCTGCCAGGTGACTGCCTTCATGGGAGCGCCCTCCCTCGGTCGCGTGGGCGATTCGCGGTGGCGCCCGGGTACCCGCGCCCACCAGCACCGAACCCCTCGCGTCGAGCCGGGGCGGTGGTGGGCCGGTCCCCGGGCTGGGGGCCGGCACCGAGGGGGCCGGGGGCGCGACCGCCCGGCCCACAGGCCCCCGTCAGGGTCGTGTCCGGAGCCCGAACGGCCCACGGAGCGCGCATGACCGTATGCGTTCGGGTATGGCCAGCGATGACCCTATGAGCGCACAATCGGA
Proteins encoded in this window:
- a CDS encoding ATP-dependent DNA ligase encodes the protein MDLPVMPPVKPMLAKSVAKIPPGMHYEAKWDGFRSIVFRDGADVELGSRTGKPLTRYFPELVAALKERVPERCVLDGEIVIAREGRLDFDALTERIHPADSRVRMLAERTPASLVAFDLLALDDESLLDVPLTDRRALLERALADATPPVHVAPATTDMEVAQRWFEQFEGAGLDGVVAKPLDLRYRQDERVMFKVKHERTADVVVAGYRFHKSGPVVGSLLLGLYDDRGQLQHVGVSAAFPMKRRAELVEELEPLRMDDVSGHPWAAWSEEAAHETARLPGAPSRWSGKKDLSWVPLRPERVAEVAYDHMENGQRFRHTARFRRWRPDRTPESCTYAQLEEPVRYDLAEILGEKDRG
- a CDS encoding zinc-dependent alcohol dehydrogenase; protein product: MKAVTWQGRRDVRVEDVPDPRIEEPTDAVIRITSTGLCGSDLHLYEVLTPFMTPGDILGHEPMGIVEEVGPGVPDLRAGDRVVVPFQIACGNCWMCLTGLPTQCETTQVTGEGMGAALFGYTRLYGAVPGAQAEYLRVPQAQFGPMKVPEGPPDDRFVYLSDVLPTAWQAVEYAAVPPGGTLAVLGLGPIGDMACRIAKARGAERVFGIDLVPERLARADRDGVETYDLRAFDDEKALVHAIHDATGGRGPDAVIDAVGTEAHGSAAAKLAQTATGLLPRKLSAPLAERFSIDRLGALYMAIDLVRRGGTISLSGVYGGTADPMPMLTLFDKQIQLRMGQANVRRWSDEIMPYLTDEDPLGVDDFATHRLPLDEAPHAYDMFQHKQDGAIKVLMQP